Genomic segment of Catharus ustulatus isolate bCatUst1 chromosome 3, bCatUst1.pri.v2, whole genome shotgun sequence:
atccaggggcagccacagctcctctggacctgtgccagggcctcagcaccctcacagtaagAACACCTAATGTCaaatctaaacctgctctccttcagtttaaagccatgcACCCTTATCACTACATAATGTTGTAAGAAATCCCTCCTCAGCTCTGTTGTAGCCCCTCTCAGGCACTTCACATATTTCCAGTGGATTTCACAGGAGTGTTGACTGATATTGTTGTCTGTGTTGATCCTTCCCTTCCAGCCATCCTGACCATCCTGGGGAACTCAGCCGTCCTTGCCACGGCCGTGAagtgctctgccctgctgaaGTCCCCCGAGCTGCTGACGGTGAACCTGGCGGTGGCAGACATTGGGATGGCCCTCAGCATGTACCCCCTGGCCATTGCCTCTGCCTGGAACCACGCCTGGCTGGGGGGAGATGCCTCCTGTGTGTACTACGCCCTGATGGGGTTCCTGTTCGGGGTGTGCAGCATGATGACCCTGTGTGCCATGGCCGTGATCCGCTTCCTCGTCACCAACTCCTCCAAATCCAACCGTGAGTAAACCCCCTCTGCTCACCTGgtgtgctgggtttgggctgggctgctctgggaggtgcTCTGGGAGGTGCTCTGTGGAGTGTGGAGTGGAATATCAACTCAGTAACAGCAGAATAAACCTCAGCTTCTGGTGCAATATCAAATTCCTGGTGTTCCCGACAGGATCTGATTGAATTCTGTATGGATCAGGGAGGTTTTTCACTTCTCAGTTTTACCAGGTGAAACTACCTGAGAATGGAGAGCACAAGTGTTTTCCTGGACCAGACTGCCTTCCCTTCCTGTTAGTATCCAAGCAGGTAGACTAGAATTTAAAAGGAAGGAATATCCATCTGGCATTCCTGGGCTGGGACCGCAGCACACTTGAGGTGAAATTGGTCCTGTAAAGCTCCTGCCATACTAAGCTCTAGGTGAGCACTGAGGGCTGTGTTCAGGCCTCATCCAGCCCTCTAGAAGGAACTCTGTTTCTCTAGAAGCCCAAAGGTCAgggacctgcagcagcagcccaggtgtgtctgtagCCACCACCCTTCTGTCTAAGGAGAAGTCGTGGCAAACCCCCAtgtggctgggatgggatccaaaTTGCTCCTCCTCTTTCTTGCAGGTAACAAAATCACCAAGAGCACTGTCTGCATGCTGATTGCTTTTATCTGGCTCTACTCCTTGCTCTGGGCCATCCTGCCCTTGGTGGGCTGGGGCTACTACGGCCCTGAGCCCTTTGGCATCTCCTGTACAATAGCCTGGAGCAAGTTCCACAACTCCTCCAATGGTTTCTCCTTCATCCTGACCATGTTCCTCCTGTGCACGGTCCTGCCTGCGCTGACCATCGTTGCCTGTTACTTGGGGATTGCCTGGAAGGTTCACAAAGCATACCAAGAGATCCAGAATATTGACAGGATCCCTAATGCAGCCAGACTGGAGAAGAAGCTGACCCTGGTGAGTTATCCCTGTGATGGGAAGAGTGTGCAGTAAtcaggagctggcagagagctggctctgctcatGCACAgctcatggaatcatggaattacagAGACCTACATAGAAATTCTGTATGGAAACGggattttaatatattaattattatttttttcccaaatatgCACTTCttgtggaaaagcagaattgatCCCAGCTTTCTAGAGGccagtcatagaatcatagaatcattaaggttggaaaaggtcTCTAAGATCATCAGGTCCAACCATAAATTCAGCACTGACAGGTCCACCACTTAACCATGCCCCTAAGCACCACagcaacacattttttaaaattttgctagTGACAGTggctccaccactgccctgggcagtctgtCCCAATGACTGACAACCCCTCCTgtgaagaaatgcttcctaataGCCAACCTAAACATCCCCTGGTGCAACCTGAGggcatttcttcttgtcctttcatttttcacctgggagcagagcctgacctcCCATCTAGGGAATTCCAGAGAGTGattcctgagcctccttttctccaggctgacccccccagctccctcagctgctcctggtgctccagccccttccccagctccgttcccttccctggccacgttccagcccctcaatgtctcATGTCATGAGATCTCagcaagcacagctctgggtgtgaCCCCACACccccctcctgtgccagggtatccagccctgtctgtgccagctgcagacAGCTGTGTTCCCTTGCAGATGGCTGTGCTCATCTCCGTGGCTTTCCTGAGCTCCTGGACCCCTTATGCAGCCGCCAGCTTCTGGTCCATCTTCAACTCCAGCGAGTCCCTGCAGCCCGTGGTGAcgctgctgccctgcctcttTGCCAAGTCCTCCACTGCCTACAACCCCTTCATTTACTACGTGTTCAGCAAGACTTTCCGCTGCGAGGTGaggaagctgcagtgctgctgtggctggagggTTCACTACTTCAGCTCTGACAACTCCACGGAGAACCCTGTGTCCATGTGGAGCGGGAGGGACAACGTCCGTCTGTCTGCGGCGGCCAAGCTGGAGAGCCCGGGAGCTGTGGCTCCCTGAAGGGCAgggtcacagcacagctcaaacCTGCCTCTCTCCCAGGCTCAGAGGAGCAGGGGTGCAGGAAATGAGGTTGTCACTGCGTATACAGAggtttaaatatatatttttaagcagctctcaagtattttctttaggcctcacagaaaaaaaaaaatctatttttcccCCAAGGAGTTTCACTTTAGGGAAAATAGATTTATGTACCAAACATAAAATCATATAAATTAAACTTATTTTCAGGTAAACagagatttattatttttgttgattttcttttctctatacttctcatttttttaatgcaagctATCTTACAACTCTTAGCTCTACCAGTAGAACGGCCACCAGAGAAAATCATAGGTTGCACACGGTGTTGCCAAATAAACACAGCTAAGTGTGTAGTTTTCCAACAACACAGACTGCAAACCATATGGGGAGCACTGCCAGGAAAAGGTGGGAATGTGGCTGCTCCCAAAACGATGCAGAGATCTCTGGTTCCTTGCTCTTTCagagaggcagctccagctcctccaagcACAAATCCAAGGAGCCTTGGATGAGGTTTGGTGGGGATGCGGCAGTCAGTGAAGGATGCCCTCTATCCCAAATGGCACAGTGGGAAGGAATctcagcaggaggagctgtgtccttcagctgctgttggCTGAGGTGCAACAGCTCCCCTGCCATGGAAGCTGCTGGAGAACTTTAGGattgaaaaagacctttaaaatcatGTCCAACCATCAACCCATCACCACCGTGTTCACCGCTAAACCCTGCCCTCAAGTGATACAGGCACTTATTTTTGGAACCTTTGAGGGATGGTGACTGCATCACTTCCCTGCCTCAGTGCTTTacctttctctgcagctgctctctgcaggatGACACAAAACATTCCCCAGAAAcattcccagcagtgtcaccctgcagcAGTCCTGGCTCTCATGGGAGCTcctgagaccccaaattctGCCCTGGCTAGGGCACTGACATGACTGCAACTGAGAACTGAACCGGTTTCCTGATTCAGTACAACCATTACAccaggtttgtttgtttgattttttaggTTTTGAGAAGGTAATCTATGGTCAAATCACAATCCCATGGTTATTTTCTACCCAGCCCTGGACTGTGCTGTCTtttcagagatggaagcaggacGCAAGTACCGAGTTCAGGAGTGGGTCTGGGCACCTCATGTTTGCAATCACCAGTGCACCCATCCcaatacaaacaaaaatttcatcTAAAAACTCCAACAGATCAGACCTCTCACATATTAGGAGTTTTCTCATCACTCTGAGGAGGTTTACAATGAGCCAGGCACCTTTGGCTTCTTTCTTTCCATTGAGAGTAAATGGAGCTCTCTACTCAGATGATGACATATGAAGTTAAATAATACAACTAAAACTCTGATTTGTATTAAAATAAGTTGGAATTCAATGCCTTAGTTTGAAAAAGCTTCTAGGCAGTCTCTGGCTATTGAGGCATAGGAATACCTTACATAATTTTTATAGAAAATTTCTGTTAATGGTCAATTTTCCATCTGTAAAATTAAATGTGACTCACTTCAGAACAAAGATCAATTATTTGAGAGAGGCCATTATTCCAGAAGTTAGAGCATGAGGATAACACTGCAAAGGCTTGGATTCCACCCCATTACTTTTCCAGTAATACTGTGCAACTTaaattttgtcttgttttcttctctcatcCGCATAACAGAGACAGTTTTGCTGCTCATGAATGTAGAACATGAGCTGTTTTACTCATGAAAacttcatagaatcacagaaacacagaaccatagagtggtttgggttggaagagacctgaaagatcatcttgttcaaGACCCCTTCtgctatcccaggttgctccaagccccatccaacctggccttcagcacttccagggataagGCAGCCAGAAAATAACTCTCTTTATAAAACTATAGGTAGATAAACCATAATTGTTGAATTTCATGGCTTACTAAGATACAAATGCTGTACATGGCAGTAGCTGtacaggagcagctgtgctctgtccccatcACTGCCCTTCCCTGAGGCCACCATTTCTCAAATCAAAGTGCTGCTGGATTCAATTCCATCTCTGCTGGATGGGTGACCCTGCCTGAAGACTTCTACTATAACTGCCAAAACATTCAAAACAAGTTCTATGCATGCAAAAGAGATCAGGCAAAACAGACCAAccaaagagctgcagcagtTACTTTATTTATCAGtatatctggaaaaaaaaaccccaaacacactTATTTGAATTCCCTTCACTTCCTGAAGTCATAGTTCTAGAGATAAAATTTTCTTGTGGGTACCTATATAAATAATCCTCAAATAGAACAAGCAGAGAGTTTAGAACTTTCTTAGAAAGCACAAAACACGAGGCCAGGGGGCAGTGAGAGCAGAGGTTTGTGGTTGGCCATCCCTTGCTGACAATCAAGTGGTCAGTGTAAGGCTGCTGAGTTGGGACATTTCAGAGTCACATGGATTgctgtctcttctccaggcaCTTCTCAATATCATCCAACACCTGCACAGCTGCTTTTGGAATACGAGTGCCTGGGCCAAACACGTTGGCAACGCCGGCTTCATACAGGAAGTCGTAATCCTGTTGGAAAAGAGATTTATAGTTAATAGTGAAACAGACAATTGATAATTGATTTGTAACTGGTGCATGCTCTGTCCTCTATGTTGGGCTTGAGAAAGGAACAAGCCCCAGAGAGAGGCAGCCCAGTTtcaaggaaatgggaaaagggtGGAAGTTAGAAGATAGAAAATATTACTAAAAATATCAGTAGGCAAGGGATTATTTCTTTAGACTCACACTAATGGCAATCCttggaaaatattcagaagtCAGCTGTATATGAGTCTGAATAACCTAACCTAAATTTGATCTAACTTCCAATTTTGAAAATACTACCTTAAACAAGGGCTTGGAGCAGATGACTGCCAGGAGTCTCTCGCAGTCTAGAGTTAATCTAATTTTATGAGTGCccagaaatttcaaaaatacttgGGAAGCAGTTCTGTATCCTCATTTCTTCTCTATAAGATATATTACACCTTTACAACCACAAGGTAGCAACATCCCTTTGAGAGATACTGGGCAGAACACAAATTGTCTCCTAGAAAAACACTATGAGTTTTGTTTGTTCAGTTTAGAATTCTGTCATTCCTAGAAAAGGGAGAGGTGTGGGAAAAGGGCATAACAGGAGATTTATGTGCAAAATCAGTTTGGATTACTCTAGACAGAGGGTGGCTGTAAGGTGATGGAGACAGGCAGATTGTGCATCAGCTAAGGAAAATTTAAAGATGAAAGCACAGATCTGACTGCAAGGGAATCTGACAAACTGCTCAACAGTTTaggagaaagcagagggaaTGAGAAGGAATCCCTGCCTGATGATGGGGAAGGTGAAGAGAGGCTAAAAAGTGAGTGAGATGTCCAGCCTATGGATGATGGGACCTGCCAGAGGCCTTTGTCACTGGCTGTGGCTTTTCCCAACCAGTGCCTGATGTCAAAAGGTCTCTGGAGACAGGAGCCAGCCTGTACCAATGATATGCAAGGACTGGTGATGCAAAACAACAGAACATAAACATCTCCCTGAAGCTCATCTCTTCACAACACAGCTGCATATTCCATCCCACAAATACTCTAAGTTAAACCAGGGCATGGTGTACAGAAAATCAGATTGGAGGAATCCCACCTTACAGACCTGTGCTGGCCATGGTGACTGTACAGAGGAGCCTTCAGTGCTCTGATATTACAGAACAGAGGAAACAGCTCAAACAGCTCAGACAGAGAGAAATCAGTCTCTCAGCTCGATGGAAATAATGCTGCCCGTACCTGAGGGGGGATGACTCCTCCACACATGACCAGGATGTCGGGCCGGCCCAGAGCATTGAGCTCCTTGATGAGTTCAGGCACCAGTGTTTTGTGCCCCGCGGCGAGCGTGCTCACCCCGACACAGTGCACGTCTGCATCCACCGCCTGCTGCGCCACCTCCCGCGGGGTCTGTGTGCAAACAAggtgggacagggcacagcctgggggctgAGCACACATTCCAGGGACAAGGGATGCACCGGGAACGCTCCGGGTGCTGCTCAGTCCTACCTGGAAGAGGGGACCGATGTCCACGTCAAAGCCGATGTCTGCGAATCCGGTAGCGATGACTTTGGCTCCTCGGTCGTGGCCATCCTGACCCATCTTGGCAACGAGGATACGAGGCCCTGCGGCCCTCACGGTCCATGAATTTGTTCACTCTGGTTGAAACACACATTGTGGCAGTGTAAGTCACTGAGAATCGCTGGAAGTATTTCACGCATAAAAAGGGATTTGCTGCAAGTGTAGCGTAATTTTCATCAAATAAAAGGATCTTCTAAGTCATGGTTTGGCTGTGCAGTCTGCACACTACGTTAATCTTCATGTTATGTTATTACTAATTTGTATTTACCagcctcaaaaataaaatattctttattaaaaaaaatcttccactATTTTGCTTTCTAACAGGTAAAATACTGAATTCTCTGAGGGTTTAAAGAGCTGCATTACAACTcactaaaacacatttttttagtttttaagaATAATTATGATCTATTATTTCAAAAGTACTCACACACAGATGGGTCCTGGGCATCACATTCTGCATTATCATTCCACTGGGCAAACATCTGTCCATGGAAGGATTATTGTATCTCCTATTCTGTGCACTCATTTCACTGCCTCTCTTTTTTTGGATAGTGCAGTTCATGTTTTTGTTGTATTGATGCTACTATGTAATCACAGCCTCAGATATTAACTTGCCACCTTACTGCTCATTATTGAAGTAACACCAGGATCTGTCTGTGTTTACAGGCTGGACACACTgatcttaaaagtcttttccaacctaaatgattctgtgattgtatgTAAGAAAAGGAGGTACATCTTGATTTTCAAGGGGTTAGTTCAGTTCTCTTTCACAAAAAAGCTAATTAAAATAGTCGAATTAAATAGTTACAATAAAAGAACAATGGTGACATTTTCCTAGCACAACTACTTTCAAGTCAATCTAATCACCACCACTGCAAAGCCATCAGTAATTCCCCTTGAGGAGAGCCTGAACTCTTTAAGGGGTAAATCCCAACACAGCAGGGACTGTTGAGCATCGATTTGTGCTGCATcatctcccacagcagcaaTTGAGGCTCTGTGCCCCTGAGGGCAGCAGTAAAGGCAGAAGCTGAGAAAAGGCCCAAGAGGTAACAGTTTTCACACATACCAACATCTTCGGGTGCCTCGGGGAGTAACGCACAAAGACTGGAGGTTGTAAGTGGATATCCAGGCAGATTTTAGCAAGTTTTATCAACAGTAAGAGTGAAATTGCAGACCAATTTATGGGTAGATCAAAACAAGATTTTGTAGTATGAActgctggaaatattttagaGATGACTATAACACAGCCTTTAAAAGAAGCAACCCAATGTACAGGGATTTCAGGCAATGTTTCTCAGCTTCTTAATCCTGTGGCTGCTTAGACTTGTTTGAACAAAACCCTCAAATCATAACTTCACCTTGGTGAATTTTGTATGCAAGCAAATACAACTTCAATTAAGATTTGACTTTGTCTTATTGTACTTGATCTCTGTCATTCTACTTCCGTGCTTAGGAGAGTGCTTTTTGCAGGTCGTTGTTTTCCCCAGGGATGTCACCCAGGTTGGGAAATGGTTTTTTAGGGCACAGTCAGCAGCACATGTACCTCTGGATTAAATGTGAGGCCATTACACGTTTGGCTAGCTGGGAAGAGTTCTCACCTCTTGATGGCATGAAGGATTTCATCACTCTCCCCAAACTCCTGGCGATAGGCCCCGCTCACCATGCGGTCGCTGGCCTTGTGCTCCCCGAACACTTTCTTCATGGCATCTGTTATCTCCCCCACGGTGCACCTGAGGCACAGACAAAAACATTTGTATTATCAGCaggctgaaatgaaaatagGACACAGACATCACTGGCCCAACCATCTGCCTTGCTGCTGGACAAATTTACTTACATTGGTTTCCCTTTCAGTGCTGCAACAACGAATATCCAGCTCACCCACTGCCACCCACTGACCAGAACATGCAAAGggtttttcagaaaatactttaCTGCTCATGTGAGAATTGATTTACAACTGGCAAGACAATGGAGAATGgcaaagtatttcagaaaattaaatcagattttctgaatggggatttttttaggggagCTCAGACTGAAAGACCCTGTATTTGGACTCATGCTAAAATACAaaatgatgccttgggttttagcttttatgtttttcagaatctttgctgcttagtgtgtaactctgaaacttcatattaggtgttagttCTAttcacagggtagttagacaaaacaattcctttccaGCTAGAGAATAAAGGACACCTGGTACcaaaaacagaaacaatggTGAGGGAAAGGGGTAAggcaggggctgagacttcatagcctggggctgtggttggacaatcgaccccaatatgtagatgaaccaaaacgTATAAGAGTGTAAAACTTGTGACCtggatccatcttggatttgatttgggtgtagccctggccaggttcttgtactgcccaaggtgtatcctttcaataaatactgattttatcccttttgctctgtccagtctctgttccaggtcagcctttccaggcaacaaAAATGTAAATCAAGAGGggacaaaaaaaggaagaacacaCAGAAGAGACTGAAACCCAAcattttaacaggatttttttttatttgcctttccctttgattcttttattttagtgtGTGTTCTCCTCTactcctgacacagctccttTACCCACTGAGATACAGAAGGATCTGGGAAATTTATTTACATGCAACTTACAAGGTTTTTTTGCTACTGGACACACTGCACATGTTTGAAATAATACTTCTGCTGTAGCAGACTTTGCAAACTTTgtcaaaggaaggaaataaaaatattgttcttCTAAACCACTTTAAAAGTGTGCTTACAAATAGACACCAAAGTATATAACTAATTAAGGTAGCACATTCCAGACCTCTGGAattgatgtttttttcctgccacaTTATATTTATTCTCttcaactccctgaaaggagggtggAGCCAGGTAGGGGTTAGTATCTTCTCCTAGGTAAGAAATTATAGGACaaagttgcaccaggggaagtttaggttggattttaggCTAAAAAGCAAGTGTGCAGCAGACTTAAAAACAGTGTCTATATATACTGGCTCCATTTCAGAGTGCTAGATTGCAGCCCAAATACCCCATGCACAAACAGTGAGGGCTTACTCCTGCCAGTGTGGTGAAGGGCTACAGTGGCATAAAACACATCTTTTCTTCTGGAGAAAACTAAGCTTAGATAAATCTTTCTCATTCTCTTTTGCAGAATCAGTATCTGAGTATACTTCAGTATTAAATAAAGTCCAGCATGGTTGTGGTGTGCTTTCCTGCTCTTACTATGTAAAAGTGTGAATGAAATTTTAGtgttacaaatgaaaaataaattaggtaTAAGCTGGTGGCTGGGATGAAGCAGTTCTTGTGTACTGTACAAAAAGGAAACACACTTCTTTCTTCTATAGACACTGCTTCTGAAATCCCTGTGTTTTGAAAATTGTGTCCCAAATCTCTGCAAACCTTTAAATCTAATGCTTTTAAGTAATAACAGGAGTTCTGCTTTTAAACTACTCACAAATACTTTCCTGCTGTTTATCaagaagccttttttttctttttaatctctgCCACATATGCTTCCACAATGGAAAAGCTGTCTCTGGACAGGAAGGCTCAATTTCCCAGAGCTCACAATCCTCCTTCAAACACTGTATCAGATGCCAGGACAGTTTCTCTCTGTGGTCACATCCCATATAGTTTTGGGGCAGAACTAAGTTTTGTGTTTGGAACTTACAAAGTGCATTTTCAGTCCATTATGCTTTCACAATTACAAAAATGAGGTCACCAAGGGGAGAAACTAGGAGTTAAGTGGTCAGTTTTGGTACAGAAGATATGAATCCCTTGTAAATCTAACACTGCCCTCCTGTGACCTTCCCAGTTCAAAGACAAATGGACACATACTGCTGGAGGTTCCTGACAGGCTGTggttaaatgtatttaaaatacagttattaatattttaggAATGGGAATGAAGGAATTTGAGACATGACAGTAAAAACAGGGCAGCACCCAATAAGGAGTGGATTTGGTTTGTTCATATTTGGGCCATTTAGTTAATTAAGGAACAGACAGACAGGATCTATTCTAGAGATTGATGCTGACCTTGAAACAGCTTCAGAAGCACCTTGGGTGAAAAAAGGAACTGTTCCATTGGACTCTAAGGATGCCTCACACTGCTCAAGAACATTTCTTACAACCTTGCCTGACTAAGCAAACTAATTTCTTCTTCAGccaaaaaatgttttcacacCAATCTGTGGTGCAAGGAAAGATGAAGCAATAGAGCATGATAAGACTGTGAATATCCATTTTCACATCTCAGACGCTTCTTAAACTCCTTGACCCATGACAGAGCTGAGTGACAGAGAAACCCAGTTATGTCCTGGAACTGGTAAGAATATGAGTTTAAACAGAAGAATGTGTATGAACAGCCTCATTTCATATCAGATTCTTTATATCTGTAGTGTACCTTGTGAGAAATCAAAGCATTGCCTTAAGAAGCTGTAAAATATAATAATGGTGTATCTTACAATAGGGAACTGCAgctgttatttatttctgtctctaaagaaaaaccccaaaac
This window contains:
- the LOC116994379 gene encoding opsin-5-like; the encoded protein is MEEQYISKLHPVVDYGAGVFLLIIAILTILGNSAVLATAVKCSALLKSPELLTVNLAVADIGMALSMYPLAIASAWNHAWLGGDASCVYYALMGFLFGVCSMMTLCAMAVIRFLVTNSSKSNRNKITKSTVCMLIAFIWLYSLLWAILPLVGWGYYGPEPFGISCTIAWSKFHNSSNGFSFILTMFLLCTVLPALTIVACYLGIAWKVHKAYQEIQNIDRIPNAARLEKKLTLMAVLISVAFLSSWTPYAAASFWSIFNSSESLQPVVTLLPCLFAKSSTAYNPFIYYVFSKTFRCEVRKLQCCCGWRVHYFSSDNSTENPVSMWSGRDNVRLSAAAKLESPGAVAP